In a genomic window of Gloeocapsopsis dulcis:
- a CDS encoding endonuclease/exonuclease/phosphatase family protein — translation MAAVNLSQDGYSQNFDSLINSGSATWVDDTTIPGWYTARTGTGTSIVASTGSSNTGNLYSFGLASNSDRALGSIGSGNAAAGDFYWGVRLVNNTNQTITGLDIGYFGEQWRFSGVNAAQTVDFSYQIGAQNLTTGNWINFDPLDFTSPITSGTTGAVNGNADPNRTFKSATLTGLVLEAEQEIWLRWFDPDHPGADHGLAIDDFTIAISGQGNPDPDPDPVEPGDVRIFDIQGTSHRSPLEGQQVTNVPGIVTAVRNNGFYIQDATGDSNDATSDGIFIFTSSAPGVAVGDEVFASGTVSEFRPGGASSGNLTITQIGGAGNPAANFSVQSRGNALPESTIIGLEGRKPPTERIYGNAVGGDVENPGNEFNPQRNGLDFYESLEGMRVQVDGGVVVGPTNQFNEIWVLGDNGVAATGRTPRGGIAISPDDFNPERIQIQIDRTLTPGTAPQVNVGDRLDSVTGIIDYSFGNFEVLSTAPVTSTPGGLQREVTTLNPVGDHLTVASYNIENFHPGSLASQINGIAGHITQNLKAPDIIALQEVQDNSGPTNNGIVDASQSYQVLIDAIAARGGPTYKFRDIAPVDRQDGGQPGGNIRVGYLYNPERVNFIDRPGGTATSETTIVDGRLSESPGRVEPNDPAFENSRKPLAGEFVFNGQRLFLINNHFTSKGGSDPLFGRFQPPNNNGEDARTEQARINREFVEDILAANADARAIVLGDLNEFQFFPPLEVLEGGSEQVLNNLTETLPENERYSYIFQGNSQALDHILVTDSLLPKAEYDIVHVNAEFVDQDSDHDPLLSRFALANPTSTVGNSRLVFGTAGDDEIAAQGRQTIFAGNGDDLVGSAPGSTGHNTISGGLGKDELFARTNDTLIGGLGNDYLNAADGTGNNRLYSGLGNDTLFAGGANDRLYGQLGDDVLYAGSGGNFLSGGLGNDQFWITLNQLPETANTITDFNLGNNVIGISGIAELNSFDDLTIAQSGTNTLINALEQDIAVLTGVQASTLSSNSFVFA, via the coding sequence ATGGCAGCGGTTAATCTTTCTCAAGACGGTTACTCGCAAAACTTTGATTCTCTAATTAACTCTGGTTCTGCAACTTGGGTTGATGATACTACTATTCCAGGTTGGTACACAGCTAGAACTGGAACTGGAACAAGTATTGTTGCATCTACGGGAAGTAGTAATACAGGAAATCTCTATAGTTTTGGTTTAGCAAGTAATAGCGATCGCGCTTTAGGTTCGATTGGTTCGGGAAATGCAGCGGCAGGCGATTTCTATTGGGGAGTGCGATTAGTTAACAATACGAATCAAACGATTACTGGATTAGATATTGGTTACTTTGGCGAACAATGGCGTTTTAGTGGTGTTAATGCCGCCCAAACGGTTGACTTTTCTTACCAAATCGGAGCGCAGAATTTAACTACAGGGAACTGGATTAATTTTGATCCTCTAGATTTTACCAGCCCGATTACAAGCGGTACAACTGGGGCGGTTAATGGCAATGCTGATCCTAATCGCACATTTAAATCAGCAACCTTGACAGGTTTAGTGCTTGAAGCTGAACAAGAAATTTGGTTACGCTGGTTTGACCCCGATCATCCTGGCGCAGATCATGGTTTAGCAATTGATGATTTTACTATTGCAATTAGTGGGCAGGGCAATCCTGATCCCGATCCTGATCCAGTTGAGCCTGGTGATGTACGGATTTTTGATATTCAAGGTACATCACACCGTTCGCCATTAGAAGGGCAACAAGTCACGAATGTTCCAGGTATTGTCACAGCGGTTAGAAATAACGGCTTCTACATCCAAGATGCAACAGGTGATAGTAATGATGCGACTTCAGATGGTATTTTTATCTTTACCTCTTCTGCTCCTGGTGTTGCTGTAGGCGATGAAGTTTTTGCCAGTGGAACTGTAAGTGAGTTTCGTCCAGGTGGTGCGAGTAGTGGTAATTTGACAATAACACAGATTGGTGGAGCGGGTAATCCTGCGGCAAATTTTAGTGTGCAATCGCGTGGTAATGCGCTACCAGAATCAACAATTATTGGTTTAGAAGGAAGAAAGCCACCTACCGAGAGAATCTACGGCAATGCTGTTGGTGGTGATGTCGAAAATCCTGGTAATGAGTTCAATCCGCAACGCAACGGACTCGACTTTTATGAAAGTCTAGAAGGAATGCGCGTTCAAGTTGATGGTGGTGTTGTTGTTGGTCCAACGAACCAGTTTAATGAAATTTGGGTATTAGGAGACAACGGCGTTGCTGCTACGGGGCGCACTCCTCGCGGTGGTATTGCGATCAGTCCTGATGACTTTAACCCAGAACGCATTCAGATTCAAATTGACCGCACCCTGACACCAGGAACTGCACCACAAGTTAATGTTGGCGATCGCTTAGATAGCGTTACTGGCATTATAGATTACAGCTTCGGTAACTTTGAAGTATTAAGTACTGCTCCTGTGACATCCACACCAGGAGGATTACAGCGCGAAGTGACGACACTAAATCCAGTGGGCGATCACTTAACGGTTGCATCTTATAATATCGAAAACTTCCATCCTGGTAGTCTTGCATCACAAATTAACGGTATCGCAGGACATATTACACAAAACCTAAAAGCACCAGATATTATTGCCTTACAAGAAGTACAAGATAACTCTGGTCCGACAAATAATGGTATTGTAGATGCTTCACAATCGTATCAGGTATTAATTGATGCGATCGCTGCGCGTGGTGGTCCTACATACAAGTTTCGCGACATTGCCCCTGTAGACAGACAAGACGGCGGACAACCTGGTGGTAATATTCGCGTCGGCTACCTCTACAACCCTGAACGCGTGAACTTTATCGATCGTCCTGGTGGTACTGCAACAAGTGAAACTACAATCGTTGATGGTCGGCTTTCAGAAAGTCCTGGTAGAGTAGAACCCAACGATCCAGCATTCGAGAATAGCCGTAAACCTTTAGCTGGTGAGTTTGTTTTTAATGGTCAGCGGTTGTTTTTGATTAACAATCACTTTACCTCGAAAGGTGGTAGCGATCCACTTTTTGGTCGCTTTCAACCACCAAATAATAATGGAGAAGATGCGCGTACCGAACAAGCACGGATTAATCGGGAGTTTGTTGAAGATATTTTAGCAGCGAATGCGGATGCGAGAGCGATCGTCCTGGGTGACTTGAATGAATTTCAGTTTTTCCCACCTTTGGAAGTTCTGGAGGGAGGTAGCGAACAAGTTCTCAACAATTTAACTGAAACCTTACCAGAAAATGAACGTTATAGCTATATCTTCCAAGGTAATTCCCAAGCCTTGGATCACATCTTAGTTACTGATAGCTTATTACCCAAAGCTGAATACGATATTGTGCATGTCAATGCGGAATTTGTCGATCAAGATAGCGATCACGATCCTTTACTATCACGCTTTGCGCTAGCAAATCCAACTTCAACAGTAGGTAATTCTCGCTTAGTGTTTGGAACTGCTGGTGATGATGAAATTGCCGCCCAAGGTAGACAAACCATCTTTGCAGGTAATGGTGATGACTTAGTAGGTTCTGCACCAGGTTCAACTGGTCACAATACCATTAGTGGTGGCTTGGGTAAAGATGAATTGTTTGCTCGCACCAATGATACTTTAATCGGTGGCTTGGGTAATGATTATCTGAATGCCGCAGATGGTACGGGTAATAACCGACTATACAGTGGTTTAGGTAATGATACTTTGTTCGCAGGTGGAGCCAATGATAGACTTTACGGTCAACTTGGTGATGATGTCCTGTATGCTGGTAGCGGTGGTAATTTCCTCAGTGGTGGTTTAGGGAACGATCAGTTTTGGATTACGTTAAATCAACTACCAGAAACAGCAAACACGATTACTGACTTTAATCTAGGTAATAACGTTATTGGAATTAGTGGAATTGCAGAACTCAATTCGTTTGACGATCTCACAATTGCGCAAAGTGGTACTAATACGTTGATTAATGCTTTAGAACAAGATATCGCTGTTCTCACAGGTGTCCAAGCTAGTACACTCAGTAGTAACAGTTTCGTGTTTGCATAA
- a CDS encoding catalase family protein: MQFKKEKLELGKEYPIAGEIAGIKEIEQISIEALKQSYPDNVRPVLRDAHPKHHGCVRAEFIVHDDIPNELKIGIFKQPCTFTAGIRFSNNKVQDDTKKDVRGMAIKLFGIEGEKLLERQKEEKTQDLLLINHPVFFIKNVQDYVEFFRSRQLSQGNLPLKFFFLNPNPFKWHLQEFIIGMVMLNKKVSSPLAIQYWSSTPYKLGDRAIKFTAVPSSKNLISSVAQTPDYLRQAMIEHLNNQDASFDFLIQLQTDAKKMPIEDPRVEWKSPFHKVATIQISRQQFDSPQQMEFCEHLSFTPWHSLPEHQPLGGVNRARKQVYEALSESRHNLNNVVVKEPTKEEFLELFG; encoded by the coding sequence ATGCAATTTAAAAAAGAAAAACTTGAACTTGGTAAAGAGTATCCTATTGCAGGCGAAATAGCAGGTATTAAAGAAATTGAACAAATTAGTATTGAGGCTCTTAAGCAAAGCTATCCAGATAATGTTAGACCTGTGTTACGCGATGCCCATCCTAAGCATCATGGCTGTGTTAGAGCAGAATTTATTGTTCATGATGATATTCCAAACGAACTAAAGATTGGGATTTTCAAACAACCTTGCACTTTTACTGCTGGAATTCGCTTTTCTAATAATAAAGTACAGGACGATACAAAAAAAGATGTTCGGGGGATGGCAATTAAGCTATTTGGCATAGAAGGAGAAAAGCTGTTAGAACGACAAAAAGAGGAAAAAACTCAAGATTTATTATTAATCAATCATCCAGTTTTCTTTATTAAAAATGTTCAAGATTACGTTGAATTCTTTAGATCGAGACAATTATCTCAAGGTAATCTACCATTAAAGTTCTTTTTTCTCAATCCCAATCCATTTAAATGGCACTTACAGGAATTTATCATTGGAATGGTAATGCTCAATAAGAAAGTGAGTAGTCCATTAGCAATTCAATACTGGAGTAGTACGCCTTACAAACTTGGCGATCGCGCCATCAAATTCACAGCCGTACCGAGTTCCAAGAATCTCATATCATCAGTTGCTCAAACCCCAGACTATCTACGTCAAGCAATGATTGAGCATCTGAATAATCAAGATGCAAGCTTTGATTTCTTAATTCAGTTGCAAACAGATGCTAAGAAAATGCCCATTGAAGATCCAAGAGTTGAATGGAAATCACCGTTTCACAAAGTAGCAACAATACAAATCTCTCGCCAGCAATTTGATTCTCCACAACAAATGGAATTCTGCGAACATTTATCTTTTACTCCTTGGCATTCTTTACCCGAACATCAACCTTTAGGCGGAGTCAATCGGGCACGTAAGCAAGTATATGAAGCACTCTCAGAATCACGACACAATTTAAATAATGTAGTTGTTAAAGAACCTACAAAGGAAGAATTTTTGGAATTATTTGGATAA
- the purU gene encoding formyltetrahydrofolate deformylase, whose product MSPTATLLISCSNQSGLVAKIANFIYANGGNIIHADQHTDFTAGLFLTRIEWQLDGFNLPREFITPAFRAIAQPLQANWQLHFSNTVPRLAIWVSKQDHCLFDLIWRQKAKEFNAEISLIISNHPDLRVVAEQFGIDFHHLPMTKENKSTQEAQQLELLQHYKIDLVVLAKYMQIVSTEFITNFPKIINIHHSFLPAFIGASPYHQAYERGVKIIGATAHYVTPELDAGPIIEQDVARVSHRDDVAVFIREGKDLERLVLARAVRLHLENRVLVYGNRTVVFE is encoded by the coding sequence ATGAGCCCTACTGCAACTTTACTGATTTCCTGTTCTAATCAAAGCGGCTTAGTCGCTAAAATCGCTAACTTCATCTACGCCAATGGCGGTAATATCATTCATGCAGATCAGCATACAGACTTTACTGCTGGCTTGTTTTTAACGCGCATAGAATGGCAGCTTGATGGATTTAATTTGCCACGGGAGTTCATTACACCAGCATTTCGTGCGATCGCCCAACCCTTACAAGCAAATTGGCAATTACACTTTTCTAATACCGTCCCGCGTCTTGCAATTTGGGTAAGCAAGCAAGATCATTGTTTATTCGACTTAATCTGGCGACAAAAAGCCAAAGAATTTAATGCTGAAATCTCACTAATTATTAGCAATCATCCTGATTTAAGAGTGGTTGCAGAGCAATTCGGCATTGATTTTCATCATCTCCCGATGACAAAAGAAAATAAATCAACCCAAGAAGCACAACAACTCGAACTATTACAGCATTACAAAATAGATTTAGTCGTACTAGCAAAATACATGCAAATTGTTAGTACAGAATTTATTACTAATTTTCCTAAAATTATTAATATTCATCATTCATTTTTACCTGCTTTTATCGGCGCAAGTCCCTATCATCAAGCTTATGAACGGGGAGTTAAAATTATTGGAGCTACGGCTCATTATGTAACACCTGAACTTGACGCAGGACCTATTATTGAGCAAGATGTGGCGCGAGTCAGTCACCGCGATGATGTAGCAGTTTTTATTCGCGAAGGAAAAGATTTAGAGCGCTTAGTTTTAGCAAGAGCAGTACGATTGCATCTAGAAAATCGTGTTTTAGTTTATGGAAATCGTACAGTGGTTTTTGAGTAG
- a CDS encoding DUF4340 domain-containing protein: MKLQRTTLILLLLALGLGGFVYFYEIRGATQRQEAEVREQQIFTFTQEQVQGLSIQTRGQTLNFEREQNGRWIMTSPEKTSASNASISYLLDLLVQGRSDRTIQVAANQLADYGLAKPQATVTLTLNNQQTHQLNLGNSDFSGNFLYAQVDPGTSPNGDVDLLLVSSDFQNGVNRDLAEWKIENDTPNANNPTPQTPTPVNPSPSP, from the coding sequence ATGAAGTTACAGCGTACCACTTTAATATTGCTGCTTTTAGCACTAGGTTTAGGAGGCTTCGTTTATTTCTACGAAATCCGAGGTGCTACTCAGCGGCAGGAAGCGGAAGTAAGAGAACAGCAAATTTTCACGTTTACTCAAGAACAAGTACAAGGATTAAGTATTCAAACTCGAGGACAAACATTGAACTTTGAACGCGAACAGAATGGACGATGGATAATGACGTCTCCTGAAAAGACTTCAGCAAGTAATGCGTCGATCTCTTATCTACTTGACTTACTCGTACAAGGAAGAAGCGATCGCACAATTCAAGTTGCAGCAAATCAACTTGCAGACTATGGTTTAGCTAAACCGCAAGCAACTGTTACACTCACGCTGAATAACCAGCAAACGCATCAGTTAAATTTAGGCAATTCTGATTTTAGTGGCAACTTCCTATATGCTCAAGTTGATCCAGGAACTAGCCCTAACGGCGATGTAGATTTACTCTTGGTATCTTCAGATTTTCAAAATGGTGTAAATCGCGATTTAGCCGAGTGGAAAATTGAAAACGATACACCAAATGCTAATAACCCCACACCTCAAACACCTACTCCAGTTAACCCGTCTCCTTCCCCATGA
- a CDS encoding GldG family protein — translation MKSIARRNHKYWKYLFWLGPILFVAGLTAGLVSNNWEPVPLGLIIAGVVVTGLWLIFSANQNRWWSRRSTQAGTNALIATLSVLALLGLINFLAVRYPVRRDFTEAQLFTLAPQSQQLVRNLSQPVNVWIFDRNQDQQDRELLENYRRQNPQFSFEYVDPQVQRGLAEKFGVKQFGEVYLEAGQQRRLVQVVNNEQRLSEVRLTNSIQQVISDRTAKVYFLQGHGELPVTAEQGGLSQALTALGERNYTTEPLNLIQQSKIPQDATMIVVASPKQALFPPEVKALTDYLNSGGSLLLMIDPNTNPGLDSLLKSWGVALDNRIVIDPAGASIGFGPAVPVVDTYGEHPITQDFNNGISFYSEARSIELSEVAGVQATPLLITNPQTWAESNLQGEQLQFNPETDVQGPLTIGAALSRQVNNQESQEARLVVFGDSNFAVDGLFEQQLNGDVFLNSVGWLSKQDEETLSIRPREPRNRRINLAAQQANVLGLTALLLIPLIGFASAVFLWWRRR, via the coding sequence ATGAAGTCTATTGCGAGAAGAAATCACAAGTATTGGAAGTATCTGTTTTGGCTTGGTCCAATCCTTTTTGTTGCCGGCTTAACTGCTGGATTGGTATCTAATAATTGGGAACCAGTACCTCTAGGGTTAATTATTGCTGGTGTCGTCGTCACTGGATTATGGCTCATATTTAGTGCTAATCAAAATCGCTGGTGGAGTCGCCGTTCAACTCAAGCTGGTACCAATGCACTCATTGCCACACTTTCTGTACTGGCACTTTTAGGGTTAATCAACTTCTTAGCGGTGCGCTATCCGGTGCGGCGAGATTTTACTGAAGCCCAGTTATTTACCTTAGCACCCCAATCACAGCAACTCGTGCGGAATTTGTCGCAACCTGTAAATGTGTGGATTTTTGATCGCAATCAAGATCAGCAAGATCGCGAACTACTAGAAAATTATCGTCGGCAAAATCCCCAATTTAGCTTTGAGTATGTCGATCCGCAAGTCCAACGCGGATTAGCCGAAAAGTTTGGAGTAAAACAGTTTGGTGAAGTTTATCTTGAAGCAGGGCAACAGCGGCGGTTAGTGCAAGTCGTCAACAATGAACAACGACTGTCGGAAGTTCGCTTAACAAATAGCATTCAGCAAGTAATTAGCGATCGCACTGCGAAAGTTTACTTTCTCCAAGGACACGGCGAACTTCCTGTCACGGCTGAACAAGGCGGACTCTCCCAAGCGCTGACTGCCTTAGGAGAACGCAACTACACAACTGAACCACTCAACCTCATTCAACAGTCGAAGATTCCTCAAGACGCCACAATGATTGTGGTAGCAAGTCCGAAACAAGCATTATTTCCCCCAGAAGTCAAGGCTTTAACCGATTATCTCAATTCTGGTGGTAGTTTGCTTTTGATGATTGACCCCAATACCAATCCAGGGCTAGATAGTTTATTGAAATCTTGGGGTGTCGCACTGGATAATCGCATTGTCATTGATCCAGCAGGCGCAAGTATCGGTTTTGGTCCAGCAGTTCCTGTGGTAGATACTTACGGTGAGCATCCGATTACGCAAGATTTTAATAATGGGATTTCCTTTTATAGTGAAGCGCGATCAATAGAACTGAGTGAAGTTGCTGGAGTGCAAGCCACGCCTTTATTAATCACTAATCCCCAAACTTGGGCAGAAAGTAACTTGCAAGGCGAACAATTGCAGTTTAATCCAGAAACCGACGTTCAAGGTCCACTCACAATAGGTGCTGCACTCAGCCGTCAAGTCAACAATCAAGAATCTCAAGAAGCAAGACTTGTTGTGTTTGGTGATTCTAATTTTGCGGTAGATGGATTATTTGAACAGCAACTTAATGGCGATGTGTTTCTCAACTCTGTTGGTTGGTTAAGTAAGCAAGACGAAGAAACACTTTCAATTCGTCCTAGAGAACCAAGAAACCGCCGAATTAATTTAGCAGCACAGCAAGCCAACGTTTTAGGTTTAACTGCACTGCTTTTGATTCCCTTAATTGGCTTCGCCTCAGCAGTATTTTTGTGGTGGCGACGGCGCTAA
- a CDS encoding ABC transporter permease, translating into MRLIWTNIVAIYRKELQSYFASPLAYAIAGIFWLLSGFFFVIILLGPQGYISLAAQADLQAQQIGVPAPPIDVAYEFLRAFLGIMSSLALFVLPILSMGLYAEERKRGTLELLATSPVTNWAVAVGKLLGVLTFFIAMILPLLAYQVIALSAANPPVPPAVPLLGHLGLILLAASVLSLGMFISSLTDSTLLAAVLTFALILFLWVIDTVARAFSGSMGEALGHLSLLRHFNNLVQGIFDTGSIVVFASYIFLGIFLTAQSIDALRFQRS; encoded by the coding sequence ATGAGACTAATTTGGACTAATATTGTTGCGATTTATCGTAAAGAGTTACAAAGTTACTTTGCATCGCCCCTAGCATACGCAATTGCAGGAATTTTCTGGCTATTATCGGGCTTCTTCTTTGTGATTATTTTATTAGGTCCCCAGGGATATATTTCCTTAGCTGCCCAAGCCGATTTACAAGCACAACAAATTGGAGTCCCAGCACCACCGATTGATGTTGCCTACGAGTTTTTACGCGCTTTTTTAGGTATTATGAGTTCGCTGGCGTTATTTGTACTACCCATTCTCTCGATGGGTTTGTATGCTGAAGAACGCAAACGCGGCACTTTAGAGTTACTCGCGACGTCACCAGTGACAAATTGGGCTGTTGCTGTCGGTAAGTTATTAGGAGTGCTGACGTTTTTTATTGCCATGATTCTGCCGTTATTAGCGTATCAAGTGATCGCTCTTAGTGCCGCAAATCCTCCGGTTCCGCCCGCAGTTCCACTGTTAGGACACCTGGGCTTAATTCTTCTAGCAGCAAGTGTGTTGTCTTTAGGAATGTTTATTTCTTCGCTGACAGACAGTACATTACTAGCAGCAGTACTCACGTTTGCTTTAATTCTATTTCTTTGGGTAATTGATACTGTTGCACGGGCATTTAGTGGTTCAATGGGAGAAGCATTAGGTCATCTTTCGTTACTCAGACATTTTAATAATTTAGTCCAAGGCATTTTCGACACAGGTAGTATTGTTGTATTTGCCAGTTACATTTTTTTAGGGATTTTCTTAACAGCCCAATCAATCGATGCATTGCGCTTCCAGCGTTCTTAA
- a CDS encoding ABC transporter ATP-binding protein, translating to MISVEHLSKIYGSTPAIQDVTFSVEPGEIVGFLGPNGAGKTTTMRILTGYLPATSGTAKIAGYDVHENSLAVRQRIGYLPETPPLYPEMTVEAFLYFVTRLKGVPAGDRPAKVNAALKRCNLLEKRRVLIRKLSKGFRQRVGIAQAIVHDPPAIILDEPTVGLDPRQIIDVRNLIKSLAGTHTIILSTHILPEVRMTCNRVTIINQGKVVATNTPDNLEASLAGGSGYELEIEGNATAAQQQIQLLPGVRGVEPVTTTEIPAERTVLRVVSEPGIEPGKEIIAALVSMGIGVCEMRRTRASLEDVFLRLTTQEKLEDNANAQSAHFVNATATEKQKEEVT from the coding sequence ATGATTTCAGTTGAGCATTTAAGTAAAATTTATGGATCTACCCCAGCAATCCAAGATGTCACCTTTAGTGTCGAACCAGGTGAGATTGTTGGTTTTTTAGGACCAAACGGCGCGGGTAAAACCACGACAATGCGGATTTTGACTGGATATCTCCCAGCAACAAGTGGAACCGCAAAAATTGCAGGGTACGATGTCCACGAAAATTCCTTAGCAGTACGACAGCGAATTGGGTATTTGCCAGAAACGCCGCCATTGTATCCTGAAATGACTGTTGAGGCATTTTTATACTTTGTCACGCGCCTTAAAGGTGTCCCCGCAGGCGATCGCCCAGCAAAAGTAAACGCTGCACTCAAGCGCTGTAATTTGCTAGAAAAACGTCGGGTGTTGATTCGCAAACTTTCTAAAGGTTTTCGTCAACGTGTGGGAATTGCCCAAGCGATCGTTCACGATCCTCCCGCAATTATTCTCGATGAACCAACCGTCGGACTCGATCCGCGACAGATTATCGATGTCCGTAATCTGATTAAAAGCTTAGCAGGGACTCACACAATTATCCTATCTACGCATATTTTGCCTGAAGTGCGTATGACGTGTAACCGCGTCACAATTATTAATCAGGGAAAAGTTGTGGCGACAAATACGCCGGATAATCTTGAAGCAAGTTTAGCTGGTGGTTCTGGCTATGAGTTAGAAATTGAGGGTAATGCAACTGCTGCACAACAGCAAATACAACTTTTGCCAGGAGTACGGGGAGTAGAACCAGTGACAACAACTGAAATTCCTGCAGAGCGTACGGTTTTGCGCGTCGTCTCTGAACCTGGAATTGAACCAGGAAAAGAGATTATCGCAGCTTTAGTGAGTATGGGAATCGGTGTGTGTGAAATGCGTCGCACGCGGGCAAGTTTAGAAGATGTCTTTTTACGTCTGACGACTCAAGAGAAATTAGAAGACAACGCGAATGCGCAAAGCGCACACTTCGTGAACGCAACCGCAACGGAAAAGCAGAAAGAAGAGGTAACGTAA
- a CDS encoding methyltransferase domain-containing protein — protein METYQSEYWEQRYQEGTTRWDLGQAAPAFVSLLQSHSLQPGKAAVLGSGRGYDAIAFAKYGFDVIGFDFAPAAIAEATAIAQASDSSAKFLQRDIFDLPAEFSQYFHYVIEHTCFCAINPQQRQDYVKVVREILQPRGELIAIFFTHSRPGGPPFGVSPEEIKQYFATDFEILNLQPITNSVPARQGEEHFGHFRLI, from the coding sequence GTGGAAACATATCAATCTGAATATTGGGAACAGCGATATCAAGAAGGAACGACGCGTTGGGATTTGGGACAAGCTGCACCAGCGTTTGTTAGTTTGTTACAGTCACATTCTTTACAGCCAGGCAAGGCAGCGGTTTTAGGTAGTGGTCGTGGCTATGATGCGATCGCATTTGCGAAATATGGCTTTGATGTCATTGGTTTTGATTTTGCACCAGCTGCGATCGCTGAAGCTACTGCAATTGCCCAAGCTAGTGACAGTTCAGCTAAATTTTTACAACGTGATATTTTCGACTTACCCGCTGAATTTTCTCAGTATTTTCACTATGTTATTGAACATACTTGTTTTTGTGCGATTAACCCACAACAGCGGCAGGATTATGTGAAAGTGGTACGAGAAATCTTGCAACCACGCGGCGAATTGATTGCAATCTTTTTTACGCATTCTCGCCCTGGGGGTCCACCTTTTGGCGTTAGTCCAGAGGAAATTAAGCAATACTTTGCCACAGATTTTGAAATTCTTAATCTACAGCCAATCACTAATTCTGTACCAGCACGTCAAGGCGAAGAACACTTTGGACACTTTCGCTTGATATAA
- a CDS encoding BrnT family toxin, translating into MVYQWNRDKAAANLRKHDIDFADAVSIFSDDLAITIPDERFDEERFVTIGVNAFGRVLVVVYMLRDDEIG; encoded by the coding sequence ATGGTTTATCAATGGAATAGAGACAAGGCAGCAGCCAATCTTCGCAAGCATGATATTGACTTCGCTGATGCAGTATCCATTTTCTCTGATGATCTGGCAATTACTATTCCAGACGAACGGTTTGACGAAGAACGGTTTGTCACCATCGGTGTTAATGCATTTGGCAGAGTTTTGGTAGTTGTCTATATGTTGCGGGACGATGAGATCGGCTGA
- a CDS encoding BrnA antitoxin family protein gives MEAEYDFSQGKQGAINPVPPGKTRITIRLDDDVLAWFREQVHIAGGGNYQSLINEALRQHIQQSREPLEETLRRVVREELERIER, from the coding sequence ATGGAAGCAGAATATGATTTTAGTCAAGGTAAGCAAGGGGCAATCAACCCAGTGCCACCAGGAAAAACGCGCATCACGATCCGGTTAGATGATGATGTTCTAGCGTGGTTTCGCGAGCAAGTTCATATTGCAGGTGGAGGAAACTACCAATCTTTGATTAATGAAGCTTTGCGTCAGCATATTCAGCAAAGCCGAGAGCCTTTAGAGGAAACCTTACGCAGAGTTGTTCGTGAAGAACTAGAGCGTATTGAGCGATGA
- a CDS encoding HEAT repeat domain-containing protein: MANSNLEEISTQLESPNSRDRMLALAALRDVSPADAVPLIKKVLKDEILQIRSMAVFSLGIKPTDECYPILVELLETDSDYGIRADAAGALGYLGDPRAFESLVRAFYEETEWLVRFSAAVSLGNLKDPRAHEVLLEALESDEVVLQQAAIAALGEIKDIDSVDHILRFAQSEDWLTRQRLAEALSQLPSDKSVSALKYLEKDSHRNVAAAAKIALERLNQAST; the protein is encoded by the coding sequence ATGGCAAACTCCAACCTAGAAGAAATTTCCACGCAGTTAGAAAGCCCGAATTCTCGCGATCGCATGTTGGCGCTTGCAGCATTACGCGATGTTTCCCCAGCAGATGCTGTACCTTTAATTAAAAAAGTCTTAAAAGATGAAATCCTGCAAATCCGTTCAATGGCTGTCTTTTCATTGGGTATCAAGCCAACAGATGAATGCTATCCAATCTTAGTCGAACTCTTAGAAACCGATTCTGACTACGGAATTCGTGCTGATGCAGCAGGGGCTTTAGGTTATTTGGGCGATCCTAGAGCGTTTGAATCTTTAGTACGAGCCTTTTATGAAGAGACCGAGTGGTTAGTCCGCTTTAGTGCAGCAGTATCACTGGGTAATTTAAAAGATCCTCGCGCCCATGAAGTGTTGTTGGAAGCCTTAGAAAGTGATGAAGTTGTGTTACAGCAAGCAGCGATCGCAGCCTTAGGCGAAATTAAAGACATTGACTCAGTCGATCATATTTTGCGTTTTGCTCAATCAGAAGATTGGTTGACAAGACAACGCCTGGCTGAAGCTTTGAGTCAGTTACCTAGTGACAAAAGCGTATCTGCACTAAAATATCTAGAAAAAGATAGCCACCGTAATGTTGCTGCTGCAGCAAAAATTGCTCTGGAACGCCTCAACCAAGCCTCTACTTGA